One Populus nigra chromosome 16, ddPopNigr1.1, whole genome shotgun sequence genomic window, GGAAAAAGTAATGTTGACTTCAACCCAAAGGGAGGCCTTGCAAAAGACATGAAGAAAAGGTTAACAAGCACTCACAATCATCCATTAATGTCTTAATGATACCACTTTTGAGATAGCGGTTAACGCAACTACCTTCAAGTAAACACATGAAGTTTTGCAACAATCAAACCAATGAGCTGATAATGTAAGAAAGATACACCTATAAAAGTTACGAggtaacttttaaaaattatatatgcttGAATCAGAAAGTATTTTAGATTACTTCGCTAGAGTGTTGGTCATATACAATCAGATGAAACGATATGGGGAGAAGATAGAAGTAACATATGTGGTATAAAAGATCATACACTcgctgcaaaaaaaaaatccattatgtAGTGGTCGCTATAAAGGAATcacaaaatatgaattttttgacAATTCAAGGTCTCATTGGAAAACtacaaacctataaaaaaaagagttaacaAAATTCAATAAGACATAGGTGCACAAACACTCTTCTCAAAATTCTCTAGAAAAAAGAAGTAAGATGGCTTTGGATATACCTAATGAGATAGAGGACTAGGACAAggcaaagaaaaaggaagaagaggtaGATTTGGCATAGGAGGTGAAGGCAGCCCTAACAGGTCAATTGATCGATCGATTGAAACTAACCAATTCCACAAACAGTAACAATCTGAGACCTAGGTTTGACAACAAAAATTAAGTGTTATAATTGTTAAAGAATAGGTCATTATGCTAGGAATTGTTGGAATCTAGCCAAAAAGACTGAAAAGAATGTCAATCTAGTAGTAGAAGAGGAGTAAGAAGCCATCATATTACTAGTTCATGATGAATGAATGAAAATCAAACACATTATAAACTTATGAAACTGAGTAAGTAACCGCTACAACATGTGTTTGTCATTCTAAATGGTTAAGAAGATTATTGAAAGAATTGTAAATATCACAAgcctataaaaatttatatgaacaaCTCATTAGTCATTGTATTAACAAAGAATCAAGTATTTCATGACAAAAGTAAGCTCATTAACACAAGATTCCATTACCTGTGAGATTGCattacaaacaaaaaagttGAAATCAAATATGTGAAGATCCAAGATCAGGTCGCAGATATTTTCTAAAGATACTCCAACATAATATTTTGTCAAGATGAGAGATATGATGAGAGTTATATGAAATCAAGTTTAAAGGGGGTGTTGAAAATAAACtagatttatggtttttcttaaaaacaaaggAACTAGTCGACCAGTTAAGCCAGCgtaattatttttcctattcataatagatttttctttgttttttttaattccttgtTTGCCTAATATTTTACATCTATAAATAAACTTGTATTGAGAAGCATAAACATAAGTCTAGAAGATAGAAAGTAAGtgtatagaaaagaaaaacacttaataaagcATATCTCTTTCTCaaatttcttcttgttctttagcATTGCTATCCATGTTAAACTCCTTCACTAATTTTCTTTCAACATAACTTAAGTTTATATTCAGCAAGAGTGTATCGAAAAAttgtaatatgattttatcttttcttttcctttttggcGTAGGAGCTAGAAACTTCTGATAATAATTTTCACAGGATAATATTCAGCACAAAATCTCGTGTAACTGGTTTggttattatgataattttcaCAGGATAATAATTTTTGCACTTGAAATGACATTTGTCCATAAATTATGCCAAACTGTGAGGCATTGGATTGTTCTCTGTCCATAGTCTGCAATTCTTGTGATTTTGGGTTCAGTAAATTATTGCCAGAGATGCAGTTCTTATTTGGTTCAGCAATACATCCATGATCACATCAAAAGGCAGCAGATAGTAAGCCCGGAAAAGGCATCAACATTCAGCTCCGATAAATTTATCGATTCCCTTTTATTATGACTGCAAAAGAAAGTACACAGAAAGACTTTTAcgtcaaatattttatttagatgcaTCACTTAGTATGCATGCTTGGTATTATTTGAGGACCTTGTTAAGGAGTATAAACACCAACGAAATTCACACCCCTTGAGCTAACATATAACGAGAGACCAGACTGCTGAACTTCACTGATGAGAGTACTTCCATACTGTGCCTCAAGAGACACAGTCTCCGAGATTCTACCATGCTCGTCGACCCTGACTCTTATGGGCACCAGTGTTTGTGAATCTTGTCTAGCAGTTGCAGCTGCTATCAGAAAATCGCCCAAACTAGTTCTCTTGATGTTGTTTGGCCTCACAATGTTAAGGTTGCTTAGGAATATATCTGAAGTCCCGGCATTCCGTCCTGTGAGCCAATATCGTCGAATCCTATTGCCAACAAACTCCGAGACGAGGACAAACCCGCCGTCTTTACTGACTGCAGCCCCCACTGCCACCGAAAGATTTCTCAATAACACGGTGACTTGATTTGTCCTCACGTCATATTTCATTAACCTTCCTGTTGAGTCATTGGCGAGAAGAGCTTTCGAGGAATTCCTGCGAAATGAGACGCAAAAATTCATGTAATGCATGTTTGATCTCTTATAACTCGTTTCGttccaaacaaaaagaaaatggacaCTACTAGTGTAAATTAACTGATGACCTTAGATCATAGACAGCACTAGCATCTGTAAAATAGATGTTTCCTGTGATAGGGTCTATATCCAAAGCATTGCAAGCGACAAAACGTTGTCCTTCAGCACTGGTGGCAATTTGTTTAGCAAGTCTCCCATTTGAGTCAGCAACAAAGAGTCCATAATATGCATCGGCTATGTAGAGCAATTTTGTGAAAGGACTATACGCCAAACCCAAAGGCCTTCCGCAGACAGGTCCTCTATCGGGATCAGTGGTGCCATCGCAAAGTGCTATCGTCCTGAGAAAATAGGCAGCAATATATTTGATCATCAGCAAGTTATTCCgagattttttaaactatataatATAAGGAAAGGATTAGTGTCTATAatactaaagaaaaaaaggagagaagaatTCTGGTTTATGACATGGGACTTTACCGGTTTGGTGAGGTAAAGGCAAAAGATGTCAGCCAGTAGGTGGTTGGTATCTAAGAACACGGCCGTCATCACCAGTATAGAAGGCTCCGCCGGGAGATTCAAAGGCAAGGGATTCAGGGCCGAAGCCTGTGGGTGGCAAGAAGATTTGCCTGAAGGATTCAGAGAGAACAATAGAAGGAAAACAGAAGACAAAAGTATCGATGCCATAGCTGCTTTAGTGCTTGGTCGGAGAGCCATGTTTGGAATGAAGAGTACTGGTGACTAATGCAGGAGTATTTATAGGCTCCAGAAGAGTTTTACAGCTTGTATAAAAAGAGATTTTGAGTCAAGAGACCATCCTTTCCGAAGTATGGCACTAACCATGAATATGGGCTTTCATAAATGGAGGAACTTGCCGTTCCAAaatcttccaaaaaaaaaaaacctttttttcccAGAAATATGGCAGAAGTTTGGTGACCCAAAACAGTATACATGTATAGGATTCAAGTCAATGAAAGTGAGCTTATCCTGTGTAAGAACCAAAATCCAAGAAACCTTTCATCAAGAAGCTGTTTCACATATATACATGAGACAGACAACGAACAGTGCTcgtatgatatatatatatatatatatacttcataaaaaagaaatggaaaacgCATCGGATCAGTTCTGCAATTCTAGCTAGTATAGAATGGGTTGACAGGTATAGATATAATTGATGTAATATTCTAGTCTATATTTGTTGGCATTCGGAGCATTCCATACGTGGCCAACATGAATGAAATAACGTGTTCTTAgatgatttaataaatattaacgCTAAAAtcttattgattaattaatatgagaggtagtttttttatttaataaatgtgTGATTTACATAGagtctattaaaaaaactagtcatTGCTTTACGTACCCTATaacttaacattttattttatcaaaaacttacataaaacaatcaagaattaaagagaaatataattttctttattaaattacaTTCAAGTTTCAAACTCTACAGACTTATTATggattaaagtattttttttctttaaataattatttgaatgtAAAATTCTAGGACcataaacataaacataatGCGTGTTTACAattaaagaattgtttttttttcaattttttatgaacCCTAAATTGTAATtgaggaattttattttattcttccaCTTtccattataataaaataaaatgaaaagaaaagaattagaaaggaagagtttttgaaatatagataTGCATATATATGTGCTATTTATTAAAAGGAACCTTTTAAGAATTATATAACCATAAACATTATTGGCTGAGGAGAACTTCATGATGAGTATGGCATAACATTCATGCAATTCcaaaatatttatcattatcTGTATATATGTGAATATATGATTGGGttgttcaatttatttgataaacATGAAAGTTTTTCCATGCTATGTTCTTGATTGTTTGTATGTTCATAAGcataattataatgataaaattaagaatatgataaattataactacatgtttagaatatctttatttaagtattatatttaaaattataatttatattatgaaaGGTTACTAATTGACAAAGTAGTCaaatcatcaaaacaataagTTCTGAATTGTATAtatggtgtttttcttttcaattatcaatgaatttttatgcttataaatatcatgatgattttttatttgtagatgAAATGAAGTtcattattttaagatattttagaaTCACTCAAAAGTTGATTTATAGTTCTTATAATTTATGAACATAGTAAAGAtgtactattatttttttttttttggtatatctAAATAGCATTTAATTAGTGTAtatataattactaaattaaatcaaattttattagcatcattatatatatatatatatatatatatatatatatatatatataatttatgtgaattattttatgattttatattatgtattttatatttatgtttgagaatttttattaatttttgcgGTATTTATTCATATTTCTCTTCGTTGGCATGTTTCATCTCTTTCAATATTCGATGGGCTTTGAATTGGGAGGTGGGTTGTTGTCGTTGCAATAATTACGTCTATATTATTTTGgtaatttgattcttttacaTTAAAAGTAACCTAAGGCTGCTAGCAATTTGAGCCTCTATATGAGCTGCTTATTGATCCGTTTACTTCTTTCAATATTAAGTAGTTTATGGTTCCATAGACAttggaaattatgtttttttttataaaaattttttgaataatagaGAACAAATTATTAACGTGTGGGATCTTGGTTGCATAATCATGCTTCAAAAGTGATTTTGATTTTGcgagtgaaaaataaatttgaatgaaatatagatattttttaagatgctaaataagtcaaataaaaattaatgaaaatgacTTTGTTAACACccaaatatcttaaatataattttagtatGCTATTTAGGTCAATTTTAATTACAACAAAACATGTTTAATAAGTTGATGCAATT contains:
- the LOC133676013 gene encoding protein STRICTOSIDINE SYNTHASE-LIKE 11-like, which encodes MALRPSTKAAMASILLSSVFLLLFSLNPSGKSSCHPQASALNPLPLNLPAEPSILVMTAVTIALCDGTTDPDRGPVCGRPLGLAYSPFTKLLYIADAYYGLFVADSNGRLAKQIATSAEGQRFVACNALDIDPITGNIYFTDASAVYDLRNSSKALLANDSTGRLMKYDVRTNQVTVLLRNLSVAVGAAVSKDGGFVLVSEFVGNRIRRYWLTGRNAGTSDIFLSNLNIVRPNNIKRTSLGDFLIAAATARQDSQTLVPIRVRVDEHGRISETVSLEAQYGSTLISEVQQSGLSLYVSSRGVNFVGVYTP